The genomic interval TCTTTCGGAAAGCGCTCGCGGATCAATTTAGCCGGCACGCCGCCGACGATCGTATAGGGCGGGACATCCTTCGAAACGACGGCTCCGGCCCCGATCACCGCCCCGTTGCCGACACTGACCCCGGGCAGGATTGTCGCTCCATGACCGATCCAGACGTCGTTGCCGATCGTCACGCGGTTTGAGCGTCGCCAGGCGAAGAAGTCCGTTTCCATGTCGGCGTCCGGCCAGTAGTCGCCGGCCCGATAGGTGAAATGGTGCAGCGTCGCGCGCCAGGTCGGATGATTGGTGGCGTTGATGCGCACGGCGGCGGCGATATTGACGAATTTGCCGATCGTCGCGCACCAGACGGAGCCGTCCTGCATGATGTAGGAATAGTCGCCGAACTCGGCCTCGCTGATGCGGCAGCGTTCGGAGACCTCCGTATAGCGCCCGAAGGTGGAGTCGCTGACGGCGGCCGTTTCGTGAATATAGGGCTCGATATCAAGCTTGCGGCTCATGCGGCAATCTTTCTCGACGAGAACTGCTGGACGTCGAGAATGCGGTCGGCGACGGCTTCGCGCACTTCCTCGTCGTGGAAGATGCCGAGGAGGGCGACACCCGCCTGCTTCTTTTGCGCAATCATGTCGACGACGACTGCACGATTCCTGGCATCGAGCGAGGCTGT from Rhizobium lentis carries:
- a CDS encoding DapH/DapD/GlmU-related protein, with the translated sequence MSRKLDIEPYIHETAAVSDSTFGRYTEVSERCRISEAEFGDYSYIMQDGSVWCATIGKFVNIAAAVRINATNHPTWRATLHHFTYRAGDYWPDADMETDFFAWRRSNRVTIGNDVWIGHGATILPGVSVGNGAVIGAGAVVSKDVPPYTIVGGVPAKLIRERFPKEIGERMDRLAWWDWQHDRLRLALQDFRNLSAEDFLSHYED